In Oncorhynchus keta strain PuntledgeMale-10-30-2019 chromosome 36, Oket_V2, whole genome shotgun sequence, the DNA window GCCCCCCTCAAAAGGCTGCACACCCAACGCAGCTATGACTACTGTGTCCTCGTCAATCGCAAACACAACTACCGCAATCTTTGTGCCGCCCAGGAGGGCATCAGGAAGGAGCGGGAGAAAGACAAGAAAAGGGAGAAGGACAAACAGAGGAAAGTAACTGTGTGGCCGATTCTCAAAGactggtggtggcagcagtgggatGCTGACACTGAGCTCCAGTCACCCGCTGCGCTCCGTGACGACTATGGTCATCTTCAATGTGTTTGTAAGGGAACAGAGAGCGTGTGCACGGTCTCTGAGCTCGTCCCTGACACGCAATACTACTTTGACGTTTTTTTGATTGACAGGCTAAATGGAACCAGTGCCGCATATACTGGAACATTCGCTCAAACACACGAGGAGGCCCGACCAGCTATCACACCACTTAGGGAAGGGGAGCTCCGGTGGGTGACCTTCCAGGATGGAGGCTCAACCTCTGGGGAGTTCTTTAGCTTCCGCCCCCGGGGCTGGCAACAGAGTGGCCTGCTCACTCTACAGAGCTGCGAAAGCAGTGAGAAGATCAACATCACTGTTTCCAGCAAGGGCAAAGAGCTCAGCTCCCAGGCTGTGGGAGAAAACCTTGCTCAGATCTGGCTCCAGGGCAGCCCTTCCTACCTCATCCACTTGGAGAAAGAGGGGACGGCGGCTCCCAGACAAGCTGCTCCAGGAGTGCTGAAGGCCTCAGTTAAGATGCAGGTGTCCTCCACTTACCATCGTCAAGGGATACCTTCGCTCCCCTCCACTCTGCAGATAAAGTCTTTCAACAGGCTCAGGAGCTGTGCATCTGTCACCCTGGCCTGGATgggcacagaggagaggagccttTACTGCGTGTACCGCCAGAGGCTGGGTAAGGGGGGAGGTAAGAAGGGAGGCACGGCACCCTGCCTGGGGCCTGAGTCACGGTCGGACACTGAGAAGGTCCTGTGTAAATACTTCCAGGAGCTCAACCCTCGACGGGCTGTCACGACAGCCGTGATCGGAGGCCTGGAGCCTGGGGTGGCCTACATATTTGATGTCTATCTAATGAGACGCTGGGGGATCCCCATAAAGTACAGCAGCAAGACAGTAAGAACCAGGAAGGAGTGCTGAGCTGCTGCCCACTCCTAGTCTCAGTCTGCAGCAGCATTGGACTTAACAAAAAGGTGATTTACAAAGACTTACCATGAAAAAGTCATTCTACTACGAGGGAGACTGTTAAGAAATGTGGTACACCCTGTGAAGAGTGGTCACATTTGAACACTGGTACTCATGGATTGGGTAGGAGTAGCAGAGGGGCGACTGCACACCAGCAAAATTCATTCCAATTCAGTAACCTGTGCTTTTTGTCTTTTTGTTTATAGTTGTTGATGATGTGCCAGTTGTCTAGGTACAAATTGTGTGACTGAGTACAAAGGAGGATATACGTTTTTGATTAATACACATTTTTAGTGAAGACTGTGCCAAAAAATATGCAACAGAAGCAGATAGAGATTTGATTATACTTTGCAATGGGGAGAGAGAACTTCTGGCaagaacctacagtatatatttagtgCTGCATTGTTCTACAGGCTTAAAACACAGATAGGATAATCTATTGATGCTTAGCGCAAAGTTAATGTGTATCTTGTGTTCTGCTTTCGCATGAAGTAGATCAAATTTGTTAGCGACTAGCTTCATTGTCGTTGATGTATTATTGTGCTATACTTCAAATACACCAATAAACACACATTAGGTATCTGTATCCTGGAATCAACATTCATCAATATCCTCTTTTGGTTGACTTGTCTCTTTGCTTACTTAGTTGAGAAAACAAATTGAGAGATCAACACACCCCTACCCTATACTAACTGGCATTTATTTATCTCTAGGCTGCTTAGATGATTACTACAAAACTAAAGAGTAAGACTAAAGATCACAAATCTCAAATCTAAAGAACATGATTTAAAATACTTTCGATGACAATATTATTGATATAGAGGCAATAATGATTGAGAGATCactgcacttcctgatttgacctcattaagaaatgctagcggCCATGACTGAATTCAAACTTGAGTTGGTTTttgggtgtggtttgatgtgggtgtctcTTGTGTGTTTGAAGGTGGGAACAGGTAGCCAAATTATATTGGCAATTAGCTTCAACTGGCCGGTGTGAAATAGTGGCAAAGTTGTTTGGACTTTGGATAGCCTATCTCTGGGGATAGTTAGGGACTGTCAATAAATGACACAATGTAAATTGGACAACATTTTAATGTTGCACAACTCTTAGTTGTCTAATTAAATTATTTAAAATAATATATGAATTTCTGGTTTGATGTTTTTAGGGCTTTGGGGGGGTGTAACGGGGACGTCCCATTGAAGTTGAAATTTAAAATGGTAAGGAATGGTTAAGATTTAGGGTAGGTATGTCCCAAAGATCCCGGATAACACTGACCAATATCGAAAAAAATTGACCATGGGCTTTACAATGGCATCGCCTGCAGCTACTCCGAATTGATGATTACTTGGGAGCAGCCAGCTGTGGGCAGGATTAAATTAACCCGAACCAACCAAACTGTTAGGATATCCTTCATTCAGTTACATGTTTTTCTTCCTATCAATCTCAGTTTTGGacaagactgactttatgaccaacatttatctatttacactttgtagtcaattttgacactagaataaatgtttctgactcatcGATTCCACATAGGCCATTTTCAGAACGAGAAGTTTTGTAGGCgaagtcatttttttttttttcataaaaaaaatgtactactttttctcccaaatttcgtggtatccaatagGCAGTTACAGTctcgtctcatcgctgcaaccccgtacggactcgggaaagACGTACGTCCTCCGAAACagaacccaaccaagccgcactgcttcttgatacAATGCCCGTTTAACCCGcaaaccagccgcaccaatggCGTTTCGACCACGTGCTttaagacccaaacggcgtttcatacgacagagcctggactcactCGAACCCAGAAACTGTAGTGGCACAGCTACTGATGCTGTGCCCGACCACCCCGCCAATCGCTAAGTCACTGTACCTGCTTCAACAGACAGAATGGGTGTTCGTCAACCTGTGCCTAAAATGATTGACACAAATAGTtaccacagtcacaaagtcataaaccccgccCATGTAAAAAACATGTATCTTCTAAAAATGAGATTTGAAACCAAACTGCTAACTGtatgcctaacactaaccttaaattaagacatATTAAGCACGTTTTTCATTATCTTTTACGGTAGACTTTgcggctgtggtaactagtgaaaGACACACAAACGGAACATACGCAACAAAAAAAAGTGCGTTTACGCCTACGTACACTCCGTTGACAGGACAGCGCGCCAAATTTTGTAAACAAAGCAAGTGAAGCTTTCAACCAGATATCCACCATTTTGATAAAGAAGAAGGTTTCAAGGTAGGTAGAGGTTTTAAAACGCTATAACAAATAACGTTATGAATAACGTGTGCAGACAATAATTGTTTTGAAATAATTTACAGGGGCTTTCTGCACTGcatttttaaaaaagaaaaaaaatggcGACAttgccactgttttggtaaacaagagggctggagaaatgtagcGAAGTACGTAAGCGAACCACTCAAAATTGATGGACAAAACTAcctatgcatgcatacatacagtagctacagtagctacattattcattattcatctcatatgcatacgtatatactgtactctatatcatctactgcatccttatgtaatacatgtatcactagccactttaactatgccactttgtttacatactcatctcatatgtatatactgtactcgataacatct includes these proteins:
- the LOC118369767 gene encoding protein NDNF-like isoform X4; this encodes MPINGTLAKTSPHLVPAHQRSSMARPDSRSTKKSMPEVWWRGPGTEAKIHTYTGNAMNTYTGPSYAPASIYILRLRSKDQDTRATVYLHEGSGTSWAFPQLPSDSRVRTLGVGMTSVTLSWVPSAPLKRLHTQRSYDYCVLVNRKHNYRNLCAAQEGIRKEREKDKKREKDKQRKVTVWPILKDWWWQQWDADTELQSPAALRDDYGHLQCVCKGTESVCTVSELVPDTQYYFDVFLIDRLNGTSAAYTGTFAQTHEEARPAITPLREGELRWVTFQDGGSTSGEFFSFRPRGWQQSGLLTLQSCESSEKINITVSSKGKELSSQAVGENLAQIWLQGSPSYLIHLEKEGTAAPRQAAPGVLKASVKMQVSSTYHRQGIPSLPSTLQIKSFNRLRSCASVTLAWMGTEERSLYCVYRQRLGKGGGKKGGTAPCLGPESRSDTEKVLCKYFQELNPRRAVTTAVIGGLEPGVAYIFDVYLMRRWGIPIKYSSKTVRTRKEC
- the LOC118369767 gene encoding protein NDNF-like isoform X3, encoding MMAVMAWHLCLAVSLLCGTPWPQGHSALAPENEVPLRPTAWLPDGKVTTMHLPKGRTRRLYFTLKKKVAMMSVTVSPCDLPIEWTLEARTLKDKPPKSLHWSTKKSMPEVWWRGPGTEAKIHTYTGNAMNTYTGPSYAPASIYILRLRSKDQDTRATVYLHEGSGTSWAFPQLPSDSRVRTLGVGMTSVTLSWVPSAPLKRLHTQRSYDYCVLVNRKHNYRNLCAAQEGIRKEREKDKKREKDKQRKVTVWPILKDWWWQQWDADTELQSPAALRDDYGHLQCVCKGTESVCTVSELVPDTQYYFDVFLIDRLNGTSAAYTGTFAQTHEEARPAITPLREGELRWVTFQDGGSTSGEFFSFRPRGWQQSGLLTLQSCESSEKINITVSSKGKELSSQAVGENLAQIWLQGSPSYLIHLEKEGTAAPRQAAPGVLKASVKMQVSSTYHRQGIPSLPSTLQIKSFNRLRSCASVTLAWMGTEERSLYCVYRQRLGKGGGKKGGTAPCLGPESRSDTEKVLCKYFQELNPRRAVTTAVIGGLEPGVAYIFDVYLMRRWGIPIKYSSKTVRTRKEC
- the LOC118369767 gene encoding protein NDNF-like isoform X1, which gives rise to MTVGFGLGCQHIMPPFPKLHVHIAPPPTSLPFLECGFIISSPSTRSKDHGVKSPIRIAQPTTMVCMPCGWTLSRGIGGWSLLRSPVVIKCTVGCQTDPLVMNGPTKRSKGPPCQHNLIRLPATVVRELSSLQPNMQHSEDQQGGPHQHHADMPWCNSIALDRLLYKYRRGQELIYAAMPINGTLAKTSPHLVPAHQRSSMARPDSRSTKKSMPEVWWRGPGTEAKIHTYTGNAMNTYTGPSYAPASIYILRLRSKDQDTRATVYLHEGSGTSWAFPQLPSDSRVRTLGVGMTSVTLSWVPSAPLKRLHTQRSYDYCVLVNRKHNYRNLCAAQEGIRKEREKDKKREKDKQRKVTVWPILKDWWWQQWDADTELQSPAALRDDYGHLQCVCKGTESVCTVSELVPDTQYYFDVFLIDRLNGTSAAYTGTFAQTHEEARPAITPLREGELRWVTFQDGGSTSGEFFSFRPRGWQQSGLLTLQSCESSEKINITVSSKGKELSSQAVGENLAQIWLQGSPSYLIHLEKEGTAAPRQAAPGVLKASVKMQVSSTYHRQGIPSLPSTLQIKSFNRLRSCASVTLAWMGTEERSLYCVYRQRLGKGGGKKGGTAPCLGPESRSDTEKVLCKYFQELNPRRAVTTAVIGGLEPGVAYIFDVYLMRRWGIPIKYSSKTVRTRKEC
- the LOC118369767 gene encoding protein NDNF-like isoform X2 — encoded protein: MITFQKKIKCTVGCQTDPLVMNGPTKRSKGPPCQHNLIRLPATVVRELSSLQPNMQHSEDQQGGPHQHHADMPWCNSIALDRLLYKYRRGQELIYAAMPINGTLAKTSPHLVPAHQRSSMARPDSRSTKKSMPEVWWRGPGTEAKIHTYTGNAMNTYTGPSYAPASIYILRLRSKDQDTRATVYLHEGSGTSWAFPQLPSDSRVRTLGVGMTSVTLSWVPSAPLKRLHTQRSYDYCVLVNRKHNYRNLCAAQEGIRKEREKDKKREKDKQRKVTVWPILKDWWWQQWDADTELQSPAALRDDYGHLQCVCKGTESVCTVSELVPDTQYYFDVFLIDRLNGTSAAYTGTFAQTHEEARPAITPLREGELRWVTFQDGGSTSGEFFSFRPRGWQQSGLLTLQSCESSEKINITVSSKGKELSSQAVGENLAQIWLQGSPSYLIHLEKEGTAAPRQAAPGVLKASVKMQVSSTYHRQGIPSLPSTLQIKSFNRLRSCASVTLAWMGTEERSLYCVYRQRLGKGGGKKGGTAPCLGPESRSDTEKVLCKYFQELNPRRAVTTAVIGGLEPGVAYIFDVYLMRRWGIPIKYSSKTVRTRKEC